A window of Pirellula sp. SH-Sr6A contains these coding sequences:
- a CDS encoding PspA/IM30 family protein, translating to MFSAIGRFFRALKYLFTGKVDSAADAISANPTVISATFDRVIEDKKKRLNEYKDAISAMIAQEENKKERLSDLTKEIEKLEKLKAGAAARAKSLVDKYNGDAVAVKNDPEYVKCQSAFKDFTSTLEEKRQRATELDDDLKQLIINISGHKTQIQSLMRDLEKIKEEKHDAVADVLSAKEEKQIADMVNGISNDRTSEELQRLRDMRQKAVANARVSRELAGMDSKKAENEFLEYAQKNAADDEFDALIGLGAKRESAEPAANDTKIPEA from the coding sequence ATGTTCAGTGCGATCGGTCGATTCTTTCGCGCACTCAAGTACTTGTTCACCGGAAAGGTCGATTCGGCCGCCGATGCTATCAGTGCTAATCCCACGGTGATCTCGGCGACCTTTGACCGCGTGATCGAAGACAAAAAGAAACGCCTCAACGAGTACAAAGATGCCATCAGCGCGATGATCGCCCAAGAGGAGAACAAAAAGGAGCGATTGTCTGACCTGACCAAAGAAATCGAGAAGCTTGAGAAACTCAAAGCGGGGGCCGCTGCCCGTGCCAAGTCGCTGGTCGACAAGTACAACGGCGATGCGGTCGCGGTCAAGAACGATCCGGAGTATGTCAAGTGCCAGTCGGCCTTCAAGGACTTTACCAGCACCCTCGAGGAAAAGCGTCAGCGAGCGACCGAACTTGATGATGACCTCAAGCAATTGATCATCAATATCAGCGGTCACAAAACGCAGATTCAATCTCTCATGCGCGATCTAGAGAAGATCAAAGAAGAAAAGCACGATGCGGTCGCCGATGTGCTCTCGGCCAAAGAGGAAAAGCAAATCGCAGATATGGTCAATGGAATCAGCAACGACCGAACATCCGAAGAATTGCAGCGCTTGCGCGACATGCGTCAAAAGGCTGTAGCCAACGCGCGCGTCTCCCGGGAACTGGCCGGTATGGACTCCAAGAAAGCCGAAAATGAATTCTTGGAATACGCACAGAAGAATGCCGCCGACGATGAATTCGACGCGCTCATTGGGCTTGGTGCAAAACGAGAATCCGCCGAACCCGCCGCAAACGACACCAAGATTCCCGAGGCATAA